A region of Toxorhynchites rutilus septentrionalis strain SRP chromosome 1, ASM2978413v1, whole genome shotgun sequence DNA encodes the following proteins:
- the LOC129780031 gene encoding uncharacterized protein LOC129780031: protein MHSNAVCDICDRALDTDSIVVVGDYNLPYLSWTFDEDINSYLPSNASTEAELVFTETIAASGLHQINTLRNSNNRILDLAFVNDSCNAEIIEPPFPLLKLDARHKPFVLRIQLDVCSQQVPDDSCDDPDFDFKRCDFTALNNLLSGVDWNEIIGAESTNCATAVFYEKVYEILRDNVPRKRICQAPSFKHSWWTSELRRLRNSVRKARKVYFREKSSDAKEKLKLLEACYSECRIAAFRSYTDRIESNLKQNPKSFWSYVKSRKSGSHIPENVSYGDLTATTPEEAANLFANFFRSVHSDDPPAFSATEFDNISPLNVSLPPLTITPNDVLSALKKLDISKGAGTDRLPPTFLKECAESLMTPLSFIFNRSLIERSFPTMWKTASITPVHKSGGTHIVDNYRGISILSIAKAKVFEDIIHAVLYNAARPLISDAQHGFVMKRSTVSNLMCYTTSLVEQMDKRCQVDSIYFDFSKAFDKVPHGLAIRKLNHLGLPSWITEWLSSYLAGREAFVKIGNARSRMYSIPSGVPQGSILGPLIFILFVNDLTGCLKSGKLLYADDLKMYRTIHSVLDCCALQADIDELTRWCSANGMQLNITKCKSTTFTRCQTSISFNYKIASNNVERVNCIRDLGVILDSKLKFDEHISTTATKGFAVLGFIRRNSLTFQDPYTLKTLYCSLVRSIVEYASCVWSPYHATQMLRIEKVQKSFIRYALRGLPWNDPSNLPDYASRCRLIDIETLQSRRTKTQRLFVFDMLTGNMDCSELIQNARIYAPSRRLRGRQLLAIPPCRTTYGQNSPLLKCFRRATVIRKKSCQFGQDGRIKMPTNYKRKSNRQSWTAQQLEQAIKAVKSGSPVKTAARSYAIPRSTLIRHLTSPTVSTRLGPLDSVFNSQQEEELVQHLLDLEKRFYGITMTIVRKLAFDLAEKNGLPHPFNKSTKMARKAWLSNFLKRNPKLSFRKPEATSAARARGFNKPAVSAFYDWLEEALKDPKLTPDRVLNR from the exons ATGCATTCTAACGCCGTATGTGACATCTGCGACCGCGCATTGGACACTGACTCCATTGTCGTAGTCGGCGACTATAATCTCCCATACTTATCATGGACGTTCGACGAGGACATAAACAGTTATTTGCCTAGTAACGCCTCCACGGAAGCCGAACTTGTGTTCACGGAAACAATAGCTGCATCTGGACTCCATCAAATCAACACGCTTCGCAACTCGAACAATAGGATTCTCGACTTAGCATTTGTTAACGATAGTTGCAATGCCGAAATCATCGAGCCACCCTTTCCTCTTTTGAAACTTGACGCTCGTCATAAACCTTTTGTTCTCCGTATTCAACTCGACGTGTGTTCTCAGCAAGTTCCTGATGATTCTTGTGACGATCCCGATTTTGACTTCAAGCGATGTGACTTCACTGCACTGAACAACCTTCTTTCAGGTGTTGACTGGAACGAAATCATTGGCGCAGAGTCAACAAACTGCGCAACGGCAGTATTCTATGAAAAAGTTTACGAGATCCTTCGCGATAACGTTCCTCGCAAACGAATATGTCAAGCACCCAGTTTTAAGCACTCATGGTGGACGTCGGAGTTGCGACGTCTCCGTAATAGCGTCCGCAAAGCCCGAAAAGTTTACTTTCGAGAAAAATCCAGTGACGCGAAAGAAAAGCTTAAGCTTCTTGAAGCGTGCTATAGTGAGTGTCGAATAGCAGCTTTTCGCTCTTATACAGATCGAATTGAATCGAATTTGAAACAGAATCCGAAAAGCTTCTGGTCGTATGTGAAAAGTCGTAAAAGCGGATCGCATATTCCGGAGAATGTATCGTATGGTGACTTAACAGCTACCACCCCTGAAGAAGCGGCTAATCTGTTCGCAAATTTCTTCCGAAGCGTGCACAGTGATGACCCACCAGCATTCTCTGCAACAGAGTTTGACAACATTTCGCCGCTAAACGTAAGTTTGCCACCGTTAACCATCACGCCGAATGATGTTCTTTCAGCTCTGAAGAAACTTGACATCTCCAAAGGCGCTGGTACCGATCGTTTGCCTCCAACTTTCCTAAAAGAGTGTGCCGAATCTCTGATGACTCCGCTCAGCTTCATCTTCAACCGTTCGCTGATTGAACGATCGTTCCCAACTATGTGGAAGACGGCTTCGATTACTCCCGTGCATAAATCGGGTGGTACTCACATAGTCGACAACTATCGTGGAATTTCCATCCTTAGCATAGCAAAAGCAAAAGTTTTCGAAGATATTATTCACGCAGTCCTCTACAATGCAGCACGCCCGCTTATATCTGACGCTCAACATGGATTCGTGATGAAAAGATCAACTGTCTCGAACCTTATGTGCTACACAACATCACTCGTGGAGCAAATGGACAAGCGTTGCCAGGTGGACTCTATATATTTCGACTTTTCGAAGGCGTTCGACAAGGTGCCTCATGGTCTTGCCATTCGAAAGCTTAATCATCTGGGACTTCCAAGCTGGATAACAGAATGGCTCAGTTCGTACCTGGCTGGAAGAGAAGCatttgtgaaaattggaaacGCTCGCTCACGTATGTATAGCATCCCCTCaggagttcctcaaggtagtATTCTCGGCCCTctcattttcattctatttgtaAATGACCTCACCGGATGTCTGAAATCTGGAAAGCTATTGTACGCTGACGATCTTAAAATGTACAGGACAATTCACTCAGTTCTCGACTGTTGTGCTTTGCAAGCTGATATCGATGAGCTCACTAGATGGTGCTCAGCTAACGGAATGCAGTTGAACATAACGAAATGCAAATCAACTACTTTCACTCGCTGCCAAACTTCCATCAGTTTCAACTATAAAATCGCCTCTAATAACGTTGAACGCGTCAATTGCATCCGTGATCTCGGTGTCATCCTAGACAGCAAACTGAAGTTCGACGAGCATATCAGCACTACCGCCACGAAAGGGTTCGCAGTACTAGGATTCATTCGCCGAAACTCACTAACATTTCAGGATCCATACACGCTGAAGACATTGTATTGTTCCCTAGTAAGGAGTATCGTTGAATATGCAAGCTGTGTGTGGTCTCCCTATCACGCAACGCAAATGTTACGCATTGAGAAAGTGCAGAAAAGCTTTATACGTTACGCGCTACGGGGTCTTCCCTGGAACGATCCGTCTAACCTCCCCGATTATGCAAGCCGCTGTAGACTGATCGATATTGAAACCCTACAGTCAAGGCGAACGAAAACCCAACGCCTGTTTGTGTTTGACATGTTGACCGGCAACATGGATTGTTCAGAGCTGATACAGAATGCACGAATCTACGCTCCATCTAGACGTCTCCGAGGCAGACAACTCCTAGCGATCCCTCCATGCAGGACCACCTACGGTCAAAACAGTCCTCTACTTAAATGTTTCC GAAGAGCTAcggtcattcgaaaaaaaagctgCCAGTTCGGGCAAGACGGACGCATTAAG ATGCCTACAAATTACAAGCGCAAGAGTAACCGGCAGTCATGGACCGCTCAGCAGTTGGAACAAGCCATTAAGGCTGTAAAAAGTGGATCGCCGGTGAAGACAGCAGCAAGAAGTTACGCAATTCCAAGATCCACACTGATTCGCCACCTCACAAGTCCAACTGTATCAACTCGGCTAGGACCTCTTGATTCCGTATTCAATTCTCAACAAGAAGAGGAGCTGGTACAACATCTGTTGGATTTGGAAAAGAGGTTCTATGGAATAACGATGACTATTGTTCGAAAGCTTGCTTTTGATCTggccgaaaaaaatggattgccaCACCCGTTCAACAAGTCTACCAAGATGGCTAGAAAAGCTTGGCTAAGCAATTTTCTGAAACGAAATCCCAAATTGTCGTTCCGTAAACCTGAAGCTACCTCTGCCGCCCGAGCCAGAGGCTTCAATAAGCCAGCAGTATCTGCGTTTTACGATTGGCTGGAAGAAGCGCTGAAAGATCCCAAATTGACGCCAGATCGTGTTTTGAACCGATGA
- the LOC129761782 gene encoding uncharacterized protein LOC129761782, with the protein MYKTTPLTAFCKKMTNTKDTTEAASPAGLTHDEGTNILQLFVKGFPESGLAYEKKGREMKNIDKNDESDVLNTLLDIDVQSHSTESIDSLISIEENMTCSLLKSFLRRSFHPDNFTMIDREIMEFIGPLEKDLQLHFEINVKVSEYESLKICTRTIEQRVSSQWKKERSRRITSSSAYSVYTYYTNQPDKNKNWKSKILSMVTPKHLSTPAIVHGIRCESKAIAAYERDYRKNVWSCGFVIPPHISWLGCSPDGIVINEGRTIEIKCPKEGENKSLSDLIDFLPYFTRLNVLKKNHQYYAQLQLTMFITKCRVADFIIYSEYDDKCYVQEVQFDPDYVRTMVAVLKEVYFNVFLKYLYSSV; encoded by the exons ATGTACAAGACAACACCATTGACCGCATTCTGCAAAAAAATGACGAATACAAAAGATACGACTGAAGCTGCCTCGCCGGCGGGTTTGACTCACGATGAGGGTACCAACATTCTTCAGCTTTTCGTGAAAG gaTTCCCTGAAAGCGGTCTGGCATACGAAAAGAAAGGAcgagaaatgaaaaatattgacaaaaatGATGAATCTGATGTTCTGAATACACTTCTCGATATAGATGTGCAAAGTCATTCTACAGAATCCATTGATTCGTTAAtttctattgaagaaaatatgacTTGCAGTCTACTTAAATCCTTCCTGAGAAGATCGTTTCATCCTGATAACTTCACGATGATTGATCGTGAAATAATGGAATTTATAGGTCCGTTAGAAAAGGATCTGCAACTTCATTTCGAAATTAATGTGAAAGTATCGGAATACGAGTCTTTGAAAATATGTACAAGAACTATAGAACAAAGAGTATCATCGCAATGGAAAAAAGAACGAAGCCGGCGCATCACTTCATCCAGTGCATACTCTGTGTATACATACTACACAAATCAACCCGACAagaacaaaaattggaaaagtaaaaTCCTGAGTATGGTGACACCGAAACATCTTTCAACACCAGCAATCGTACATGGGATCCGATGCGAATCAAAAGCCATAGCAGCATATGAGCGAGATTACAGAAAAAACGTTTGGAGTTGTGGTTTCGTAATACCCCCACATATTTCATGGCTGGGATGTTCTCCTGACGGAATTGTTATAAACGAAGGGAGAACAATAGAAATTAAGTGTCCAAAAGAAGGGGAAAATAAATCATTGAGTGATTTAATTGATTTTCTTCCCTATTTTACAAGattaaatgttttgaaaaaaaatcatcaatattACGCACAGTTGCAACTAACTATGTTCATAACAAAATGTAGAGTAGCAGATTTTATAATCTATTCAGAATATGATGATAAATGCTATGTTCAGGAAGTTCAATTCGATCCAGATTATGTTAGAACGATGGTAGCAGTGCTGAAGgaggtttattttaatgtttttttgaaatatctaTATTCGTCTGTTTAA
- the LOC129780035 gene encoding uncharacterized protein LOC129780035, giving the protein MAEWKQSEPCNEPCDENIGIQSITPHSSKVVCIVPGCRTRNGQGYSFHNFPPKADRKRYKVWLTKLRLNYEPSPSSKACSLHFSITNFVVPTARRLTERMILKRTAIPDINLPKPICNTVREIAAKNRAERAARRNEFKPDLNHYMEDSQMSICDDTEDAIDIITAPDFEQAAVITSPDFVEAAVQVDTLDLDKLFTGRRRTMSVHFQTDSELNSWTGLASLKMLDTIVEGLCSLAAYKKRSHSTVPVEEEVLVVFVKMKTNISFSCMSALFNLHYQTISQVFYRTVPLLKMMCTPLVPWPTQEEVNRNMPHYFRPYYTDVIAVLDCTEMPIKKPKCLHCRINAYSHYKGRETAKYLIAVTPGGTICYISHGYGGKASDKQIVTAEKLLEKFKIGEAVMTDKGFSIDTECKALGVKLVRPPFLTAPRYQLSTMDARVNVSIAASRVHVERAIQRIKIFEIFNNKIDTRFLPILDDLIYIACGIVNISKPILSNERF; this is encoded by the exons ATGGCCGAGTGGAAGCAAAGTGAACCTTGCAACGAGCCTTGTGATGAAAATATCGGGATTCAATCTATAACACCGCATTCTAGTAAAGTGGTTTGTATAGTTCCTGGATGTCGTACACGGAATGGCCAAGGATATTCATTCCACAACTTTCCCCCGAAGGCGGATAGAAAACGGTATAAGGTTTGGTTGACAAAATTGCGACTGAATTATGAGCCATCTCCGTCGTCGAAAGCTTGCAGCTTACATTTTAGCATTACAAACTTTGTTGTTCCTA CTGCGAGAAGGCTTACTGAACGGATGATTTTAAAAAGAACAGCCATACCAGACATCAACTTACCTAAACCAATTTGTAACACAGTGAGAGAAATAGCAGCTAAAAATCGCGCAGAACGAGCAGCCAGGCGGAATGAATTTAAACCAGATCTGAATCATTATATGGAGGACAGCCAAATGTCGATCTGTGATGATACTGAGGACGCAATAGACATTATTACAGCACCGGACTTTGAGCAAGCAGCTGTTATTACATCACCGGACTTTGTGGAAGCAGCTGTTCAGGTGGACACGCTTGATTTGGATAAACTTTTTACCGGTCGTCGTAGAACTATGTCTGTCCACTTTCAAACCGATTCGGAGTTGAACTCCTGGACAGGGTTAGCTTCCCTCAAAATGTTGGATACCATCGTTGAGGGCTTATGTTCGTTGGCCGCGTATAAGAAGCGATCGCACTCTACCGTTCCTGTAGAAGAGGAAGTGCTTGTAGTGTTTGTGAAAATGAAAACGAATATATCGTTCTCTTGCATGAGTGCTCTGTTTAACTTACATTACCAGACTATTTCTCAGGTGTTTTACCGGACAGTTCCATTGTTGAAGATGATGTGCACTCCATTAGTACCATGGCCAACACAAGAAGAAGTTAATCGCAATATGCCACACTATTTCCGACCATATTATACTGACGTTATCGCTGTACTCGATTGCACTGAAATGCCAATTAAAAAACCAAAATGTCTCCACTGCAGGATCAACGCATATTCGCATTATAAAGGACGTGAGACTGCGAAGTACTTGATTGCAGTTACTCCAGGAGGAACAATATGCTATATAAGTCATGGATATGGCGGGAAGGCTTCGGATAAGCAAATAGTTACTGCGGAAAAATTgctcgaaaaatttaaaattggtgAAGCAGTGATGACCGATAAAGGTTTCAGCATAGATACTGAATGTAAAGCCCTCGGAGTGAAGCTTGTGCGACCACCATTTCTAACGGCTCCTCGATATCAGCTGAGTACAATGGATGCTCgtgtaaatgtttctatagccGCGTCAAGAGTACATGTGGAACGAGCTATACAACGCAtaaaaattttcgaaatattcaacAACAAAATCGATACACGTTTTCTTCCTATATTGGATGATTTAATATACATTGCCTGTGGAATTGTCAATATTTCGAAGCCAATTCTGTCAAACGAACGATtttag